A single genomic interval of Nitratidesulfovibrio sp. SRB-5 harbors:
- the fabG gene encoding 3-oxoacyl-[acyl-carrier-protein] reductase, which translates to MSELTSTALVTGGSRGIGKAVAETLAREGFQVYLTYVSKPEEAEAVAAGINAAGGSARAFRLDVSDAAAVAAFFQEEIREKVTLDVLVNNAGITKDGLILRMKDDDFDRVLDVNLSGAFTCLREAAKLMTRQRKGRIVNITSVVGQMGNAGQVNYSAAKAGLIGMTKSAAKELAGRNVTVNAVAPGFIETDMTAKLTDEVRAAYIEAIPLRRLGQPQDIADAVAFLASDKAGYITGQVIAVNGGMYC; encoded by the coding sequence ATGAGCGAACTCACTTCCACCGCGCTGGTCACCGGGGGCTCCCGGGGCATCGGCAAGGCCGTGGCGGAAACCCTGGCCCGCGAGGGCTTTCAGGTCTACCTTACCTACGTGAGCAAGCCCGAGGAAGCCGAAGCCGTGGCCGCGGGCATCAACGCCGCGGGCGGTTCGGCGCGGGCCTTCCGGCTGGACGTTTCCGACGCCGCCGCCGTGGCCGCGTTCTTTCAGGAAGAAATCCGGGAAAAGGTCACCCTGGACGTGCTCGTGAACAACGCGGGCATCACCAAGGACGGGCTTATCCTGCGCATGAAGGACGACGACTTCGACCGCGTGCTGGACGTCAACCTTTCCGGCGCGTTCACCTGCCTGCGCGAGGCCGCCAAGCTGATGACCAGGCAGCGCAAGGGCCGCATCGTCAACATCACCTCGGTGGTGGGGCAGATGGGCAATGCCGGGCAGGTCAACTATTCCGCCGCCAAGGCGGGCCTGATCGGCATGACCAAGTCTGCCGCCAAGGAACTTGCCGGACGCAACGTCACGGTCAACGCCGTGGCACCCGGTTTCATCGAAACGGACATGACCGCGAAGCTCACCGACGAGGTTCGCGCGGCATATATCGAAGCCATCCCGCTCCGGCGCCTGGGCCAGCCCCAGGACATCGCCGATGCCGTGGCCTTTCTGGCTTCCGATAAGGCGGGCTACATCACCGGGCAGGTCATTGCCGTCAACGGCGGCATGTACTGCTAG
- the acpP gene encoding acyl carrier protein: protein MSVEEKISKIIMDQLGVSAEEVKPEASFVEDLGADSLDLTELIMAMEEEFGIEIDDDDAQKILKVQDAIAYIKNKQ, encoded by the coding sequence ATGTCCGTTGAAGAAAAGATCAGCAAGATCATCATGGATCAGCTTGGCGTGTCCGCCGAGGAAGTGAAGCCCGAAGCCTCCTTCGTGGAAGACCTTGGCGCCGACTCGCTCGACCTGACCGAACTGATAATGGCCATGGAAGAGGAATTCGGCATCGAAATCGACGACGATGATGCCCAGAAGATCCTCAAGGTCCAGGACGCCATCGCCTACATCAAGAACAAGCAGTAG
- a CDS encoding rhomboid family intramembrane serine protease, with amino-acid sequence MAPPNGSDRFRRPRQVRSGGASALAGRSAMASGLGARPEHVAAALRRRPVLPPGWRDLTVPVPPAQNAALPAPLPQLPSCTAQCLPRWRLVLEARNIPFMAVRRGERQHFFVPALYERLARQELLAAEGEDAAARARPPAPPPAPLRANVHLTLLGLLLLALWHGVRMGWWWDMHLPLPDLDPDVWRDAGAMDVYYTVARGQWYRVVTALTLHADSPHLFGNILFGSFFLIPLCRRVGSGPGWLLTILAGAGGNVLNALARPASHVSLGFSTALFGAVGVLSGLLAVEGGWSGWRRMVVPLAAGLAILGMLGSEGERTDLGAHLFGLVAGVAVGMAAQGLREWLGPPPRWLEWLAGTACAALLAGCWMLALR; translated from the coding sequence ATGGCACCCCCCAACGGATCAGACCGCTTCCGCCGCCCCCGGCAGGTGCGCTCCGGCGGCGCTTCGGCCCTGGCCGGGCGTTCCGCCATGGCCTCCGGGCTGGGCGCGCGGCCTGAACACGTGGCGGCGGCCCTGCGCCGCAGGCCCGTGCTGCCCCCGGGCTGGCGCGACCTGACCGTACCCGTTCCCCCGGCACAAAACGCGGCGCTGCCCGCGCCGTTGCCGCAGCTGCCCTCGTGTACCGCGCAGTGCCTGCCGCGCTGGCGACTGGTGCTCGAGGCGCGCAACATTCCGTTCATGGCCGTGCGACGGGGCGAGCGCCAGCACTTCTTCGTGCCCGCGCTGTACGAGCGGCTGGCCCGGCAGGAATTGCTGGCTGCCGAGGGCGAGGACGCCGCCGCCCGTGCCCGCCCGCCCGCTCCGCCCCCCGCCCCACTGCGCGCCAACGTGCACCTGACCCTGCTGGGCCTGCTGCTGCTGGCCCTGTGGCACGGGGTGCGCATGGGCTGGTGGTGGGACATGCATCTGCCCCTGCCCGACCTGGACCCCGACGTATGGCGCGATGCCGGGGCCATGGACGTCTATTACACCGTGGCGCGCGGGCAGTGGTACCGGGTGGTCACGGCGCTGACCCTGCACGCCGACAGCCCGCACCTGTTCGGCAACATCCTGTTCGGCAGTTTTTTTCTGATTCCCCTGTGCCGCCGCGTGGGCAGCGGCCCCGGATGGCTGCTGACCATTCTGGCGGGCGCTGGCGGCAACGTGCTGAACGCGCTGGCGCGCCCGGCCTCGCACGTCAGCCTGGGCTTTTCCACGGCGCTGTTCGGCGCGGTGGGCGTGCTGTCCGGGCTGCTGGCGGTGGAGGGCGGCTGGAGCGGCTGGCGGCGCATGGTGGTGCCGCTGGCCGCGGGGCTGGCCATTCTGGGCATGCTGGGCAGCGAGGGGGAACGCACCGACCTTGGCGCGCACCTGTTCGGCCTGGTGGCGGGTGTGGCGGTGGGCATGGCGGCGCAGGGGCTGCGTGAATGGCTCGGTCCGCCGCCCCGCTGGCTGGAATGGCTGGCGGGCACTGCCTGCGCTGCGTTGCTGGCCGGATGCTGGATGCTGGCGCTGCGGTAA
- a CDS encoding DMT family transporter has protein sequence MSWTLPALLAAVLAALDATLLRRLAGDLPPARMVAYPVFWSLPPFLALLAARGVPDLPAPFWLATLAAVPVNMAGHLLTAWAVRLAPVSRTVPYLCFSPVFVVAHEYLLLGVAPRPAGLAGVLLVVAGSWVLNAGGAETHDPGHDEDGDSGVMTRLLRPFRTLMAEPGARIMLGVALLWGLGSVLNRQMVLYATPAVAGGVFFAIYGPAMLAALMVFGGVRPRMLVDRPLRGAAMGAVLFLAAYAHFTAMSLTTAANMIAVKRLDGVFAVLFDRLSERWSSARRGRTTGSAGLPGPVGAASSPGSPSLRSSPNSSSSLCRADSGTGGRPSRDGRLPGAALMAAGAALVVLAA, from the coding sequence ATGTCCTGGACGCTTCCCGCCCTGCTGGCGGCCGTGCTGGCCGCGCTGGACGCCACCCTGCTGCGCCGCCTTGCCGGTGACCTGCCCCCGGCCCGCATGGTGGCCTATCCGGTATTCTGGAGCCTGCCGCCGTTTCTGGCGCTGCTGGCCGCGCGCGGCGTGCCCGACCTGCCCGCGCCGTTCTGGCTGGCCACCCTTGCCGCCGTGCCGGTGAACATGGCCGGGCACCTGCTCACGGCGTGGGCGGTGCGCCTGGCGCCCGTGTCGCGCACGGTGCCCTACCTGTGCTTTTCGCCTGTTTTCGTGGTGGCGCACGAATACCTGCTGCTGGGGGTTGCCCCGCGCCCGGCGGGCCTGGCCGGGGTGCTGCTGGTGGTGGCGGGCAGCTGGGTGCTGAACGCGGGCGGGGCGGAAACCCATGATCCGGGGCATGACGAAGATGGCGACAGCGGCGTCATGACCCGGCTGCTGCGCCCCTTCCGTACCCTGATGGCAGAGCCCGGCGCGCGGATCATGCTGGGGGTGGCCCTGCTGTGGGGGCTGGGCAGCGTGCTGAACCGCCAGATGGTGTTGTACGCCACGCCTGCCGTGGCGGGCGGGGTGTTCTTCGCCATCTACGGCCCGGCCATGCTGGCGGCGCTGATGGTGTTCGGCGGGGTGCGCCCGCGCATGCTCGTGGACAGGCCGTTGCGGGGCGCGGCCATGGGCGCGGTGCTGTTTCTGGCCGCGTACGCGCACTTTACGGCCATGAGCCTGACCACGGCCGCCAACATGATCGCGGTGAAGCGGCTGGACGGGGTGTTTGCCGTGCTCTTCGACCGGCTGTCCGAAAGATGGAGCAGCGCCCGCCGGGGACGTACGACTGGTTCGGCTGGACTGCCCGGTCCTGTTGGTGCGGCCAGTTCTCCCGGTTCCCCTAGTTTACGCAGTTCGCCCAATTCGTCCAGTTCGCTCTGTCGGGCTGATTCGGGCACTGGGGGGCGCCCCTCCCGCGACGGCAGATTGCCCGGTGCGGCGCTGATGGCCGCCGGAGCCGCCCTTGTGGTGCTGGCGGCCTGA
- a CDS encoding YceD family protein — protein MHQIWIPLKDIPAGGGEYEVDDQSVWQGPIAEFSLPFTIIEPLRGSVFLLPQDDGCLVRGRLTGRISAPCDRCAEPAEMAIDQSFDSFEPFPAQQSAQPHAQDDQRKHGKAAPAEPETDDDFEDVDAAVIRLSPSGQGVEISLSGLLWEEFLLALPTKPLCSTGCKGLCPSCGSNLNVAACSCKSEDGDPRLAALRGLTIEKK, from the coding sequence ATGCACCAGATTTGGATTCCGCTCAAGGACATTCCGGCGGGCGGCGGCGAGTACGAGGTTGACGACCAGTCTGTCTGGCAGGGTCCCATCGCCGAGTTTTCACTGCCGTTCACCATCATCGAACCGCTGCGCGGCTCGGTATTCCTGCTGCCGCAGGACGACGGCTGCCTTGTGCGCGGCAGGCTCACGGGGCGCATCAGCGCGCCGTGCGACCGCTGCGCGGAACCGGCGGAGATGGCCATCGACCAGTCCTTCGACAGCTTCGAGCCGTTTCCGGCCCAGCAGTCCGCCCAGCCCCATGCGCAGGACGACCAGCGCAAGCACGGCAAGGCGGCCCCGGCAGAGCCTGAAACGGACGACGATTTCGAGGATGTGGACGCTGCCGTCATCCGCCTATCCCCTTCCGGGCAGGGCGTTGAAATAAGCCTGTCCGGCCTGCTGTGGGAAGAATTTCTGCTGGCCCTGCCGACGAAGCCGCTGTGCTCCACCGGCTGCAAGGGCCTGTGCCCGTCGTGCGGAAGCAACCTGAATGTTGCCGCCTGCTCCTGCAAGAGCGAAGATGGCGACCCCAGGCTTGCCGCCCTGCGCGGCCTTACCATAGAAAAGAAGTAG
- a CDS encoding beta-ketoacyl-ACP synthase III codes for MTASRDIACRVRGFGAYTPVDVLTNFDLEKFVETTDEWITTRTGIRQRHRLAEGQNASDAATEAARMALADAGMEPGEITHVINATCTPDYLCPNTACLVEAKLGIMGAMAFDFNAACSGYVYGLSMARAIVAAQPEARVLLTATEALTRRLNWADRTTCVLFGDGAGASVITAEGEGALLEDVLCASDGNLGGLLTIGGGTHTPYAKGDPVGEDFFVQMNGRDVFKHAVRNMAAISQDVLARNGLTIDDVALVIPHQANLRIIEAVGDRLGVPAGRVFVNLHEFGNTSAASVPLAIADARAKGVLRPGMRVLLATFGGGFTWGAALLHF; via the coding sequence ATGACAGCATCGCGCGATATTGCCTGCCGGGTCAGGGGGTTTGGTGCGTACACCCCCGTGGACGTGCTGACCAACTTCGACCTTGAGAAATTCGTGGAGACCACCGACGAGTGGATCACCACCCGTACCGGCATCCGGCAGCGCCACCGCCTGGCCGAAGGCCAGAACGCCTCCGACGCCGCGACGGAAGCCGCCCGTATGGCCCTGGCCGACGCGGGCATGGAGCCGGGCGAGATCACCCACGTCATCAACGCCACCTGCACGCCCGACTACCTGTGCCCCAACACCGCCTGCCTCGTGGAGGCCAAGCTGGGCATCATGGGCGCCATGGCCTTCGATTTCAACGCGGCCTGCTCGGGCTACGTGTACGGCCTGTCCATGGCGCGCGCCATCGTGGCCGCCCAGCCCGAGGCCCGCGTGCTGCTGACCGCCACCGAGGCGCTGACCCGCCGCCTGAACTGGGCCGACCGCACCACCTGCGTGCTGTTCGGCGACGGTGCGGGCGCGTCGGTGATTACCGCCGAAGGCGAAGGCGCCCTGCTGGAAGACGTGCTCTGCGCGTCGGACGGCAACCTGGGCGGCCTGCTGACCATCGGCGGCGGCACCCACACCCCCTACGCCAAGGGCGACCCGGTGGGCGAAGACTTCTTCGTGCAGATGAATGGCCGCGACGTGTTCAAGCACGCCGTGCGCAACATGGCCGCCATCAGCCAGGACGTGCTGGCCCGCAACGGCCTGACCATCGACGACGTGGCTCTGGTCATCCCGCACCAGGCCAACCTGCGCATCATAGAGGCCGTGGGCGATCGCCTGGGCGTGCCCGCCGGGCGCGTGTTCGTGAACCTGCACGAGTTCGGCAACACCTCTGCGGCGTCCGTGCCGCTGGCCATTGCCGACGCGCGGGCCAAGGGCGTGCTGCGCCCCGGCATGCGCGTGCTGCTGGCCACGTTCGGGGGTGGGTTTACCTGGGGTGCCGCCCTGCTGCATTTCTAG
- a CDS encoding FxsA family protein translates to MPRLGLVLLLVPFLEFYVLVEVGARIGAFNAVLLVILFAMVGVWLARTQGMGTLARIQQNLAQGVLPADEMLDGLFLLLAGLLMVFPGFVSDVFGILLLLPPVRRLAAHLLRRHMNATIQAEGRAGGSSVHVRTWYFGPGGARHTETFGGGGPMFGPNADGPNGPNGPNGPDVLDGLAGPDGSGGSGPHPYGPDHGGGAGSGHNARQEPRRTVVIDCEPVEPSGPAEPSGPVGPSGPANGLGKPGKAGGPSGDISDGASGDFSDGASGGSGAR, encoded by the coding sequence ATGCCCCGTCTTGGTCTTGTCCTTTTGCTGGTTCCCTTTCTGGAGTTCTACGTGCTGGTGGAGGTGGGCGCGCGCATCGGGGCGTTCAACGCCGTGTTGCTGGTCATCCTGTTCGCCATGGTCGGGGTGTGGCTGGCCCGTACCCAGGGCATGGGCACGCTGGCGCGCATCCAGCAAAACCTGGCCCAGGGCGTGCTGCCCGCCGACGAGATGCTGGACGGGCTGTTCCTGCTGCTGGCTGGCCTGCTGATGGTCTTTCCCGGCTTCGTGTCCGACGTGTTCGGGATTCTCCTGCTGCTGCCCCCGGTACGCAGGCTGGCCGCGCATCTGCTGCGGCGGCACATGAACGCCACCATTCAGGCGGAAGGCCGCGCGGGCGGGTCGTCGGTGCACGTGCGCACCTGGTATTTCGGCCCCGGCGGGGCGCGGCACACAGAAACCTTCGGTGGCGGCGGGCCCATGTTCGGCCCTAATGCAGATGGCCCAAATGGCCCAAATGGCCCAAATGGCCCGGATGTGCTGGACGGGCTTGCTGGCCCCGATGGGTCCGGCGGCAGCGGCCCCCACCCCTATGGCCCGGACCATGGGGGGGGCGCGGGCAGCGGCCATAACGCGCGGCAGGAGCCCCGCCGCACCGTGGTCATCGACTGCGAACCGGTGGAGCCTTCCGGTCCGGCGGAGCCCTCCGGTCCGGTGGGGCCCTCCGGTCCGGCCAATGGCCTCGGCAAGCCGGGCAAGGCTGGCGGCCCGTCCGGTGATATTTCGGATGGGGCATCCGGTGATTTTTCGGATGGAGCATCCGGCGGTTCGGGCGCGCGCTAG
- the fabF gene encoding beta-ketoacyl-ACP synthase II: MTGKRVVVTGLAAITPLGNDLATSWENLVAGKSGIGPITHFDASEYTSRIAGEVKGFDPEKYIPAKQAKRMDRFVQFAVATGKMLVEHSGLVIDDSNAHRVGVLLGVGLGGLQTIEVFHSKLVESGPNRVSPFMIPMLISNMAPGQVSIFTGAKGPNLVTTSACASGQHAIGYAYTDIVMGRCDAVITGGVEATITPMGVSGFTALKALSTASNDNPAKASRPFDKDRDGFVIGEGSGFLMLESLESAQARGATIYAEVVGYGASGDAYHMTAPHEDGLGMAQAMRAAIDEAGIRPEDVDHINAHATSTHLNDLCETKAIKKVFGDHAKNIRITANKSMTGHLLGAAGGMEGVFSVMALHAGIIPGTINRETPDPECDLNYMADGSENYQPEYVLCNSFGFGGTNCCMLYKRWKG, from the coding sequence ATGACCGGAAAGCGTGTCGTCGTGACCGGCCTTGCGGCCATCACCCCCCTTGGTAACGACCTTGCGACAAGCTGGGAGAATCTGGTGGCCGGAAAGTCCGGCATCGGGCCCATCACCCACTTCGACGCTTCGGAGTACACCTCGCGCATCGCCGGCGAGGTCAAGGGCTTCGACCCAGAGAAGTACATCCCGGCCAAGCAGGCCAAGCGCATGGACCGCTTCGTCCAGTTCGCGGTGGCCACCGGCAAGATGCTCGTCGAGCATTCCGGCCTCGTCATCGACGATTCCAACGCCCACCGCGTGGGCGTGCTGCTGGGCGTGGGCCTTGGCGGGCTGCAAACCATCGAGGTCTTCCATTCCAAGCTCGTCGAATCCGGGCCCAACCGCGTCTCGCCGTTCATGATCCCCATGCTGATCTCCAACATGGCGCCGGGCCAGGTCTCCATCTTCACCGGGGCCAAGGGGCCCAACCTGGTCACCACCAGCGCCTGCGCGTCGGGCCAGCATGCCATCGGCTACGCCTACACCGACATCGTCATGGGCCGCTGCGACGCGGTCATCACCGGCGGCGTGGAAGCCACCATCACGCCCATGGGCGTTTCCGGCTTCACCGCGCTGAAGGCGCTGTCCACCGCCAGCAACGACAACCCGGCCAAGGCGTCGCGCCCGTTCGACAAGGACCGCGACGGCTTCGTCATCGGTGAAGGCTCCGGCTTCCTGATGCTGGAATCGTTGGAATCGGCGCAGGCGCGCGGCGCGACCATCTACGCCGAAGTGGTGGGCTACGGCGCCTCCGGCGACGCCTATCACATGACCGCCCCGCACGAGGACGGCCTGGGCATGGCGCAGGCCATGCGCGCCGCCATCGACGAGGCGGGCATCCGCCCCGAGGACGTGGACCACATCAACGCCCACGCCACCTCGACGCACCTCAACGACCTGTGCGAAACCAAGGCCATCAAGAAGGTGTTCGGCGACCATGCCAAGAACATCCGCATCACGGCCAACAAGTCCATGACCGGGCACCTGCTGGGCGCCGCGGGCGGGATGGAAGGCGTGTTCAGCGTCATGGCGCTGCACGCCGGCATCATCCCCGGCACCATCAACCGCGAAACGCCCGACCCGGAATGCGACCTGAACTACATGGCGGACGGCTCGGAAAACTACCAGCCCGAATACGTGCTGTGCAATTCGTTCGGCTTCGGCGGGACGAACTGCTGCATGCTGTACAAGCGCTGGAAGGGGTAA
- the rpmB gene encoding 50S ribosomal protein L28 has protein sequence MSKQCDVCGKKAQVGHHVSHSNIKTKRRFEPNLQSVRHQYPNGEVKTLSVCTRCLRSGAVVKPAVRKVA, from the coding sequence ATGTCCAAGCAGTGCGATGTGTGCGGCAAGAAGGCCCAGGTCGGCCACCATGTGAGCCACTCGAACATCAAGACCAAGCGTCGGTTCGAGCCGAACCTGCAGAGCGTCCGCCACCAGTACCCCAACGGCGAAGTGAAGACCCTCAGCGTCTGCACCCGTTGCCTGCGCTCCGGCGCTGTGGTGAAGCCCGCCGTCCGCAAGGTCGCCTAA
- a CDS encoding ArnT family glycosyltransferase — MTDPKTETAASQSKAAASPETPQTPPGAAASGTGSGDGKPAGSCPPPQAGARPRGILARLYDLLALFPLLPLTLIYAAQTAFTLDARSLWFSDEIRHGNVYETMLATGQWLVPHLNGIPYPDKPPVYFWFLGLLDAIPGVDGPMVFQLGAAVSGLLVLWATYALARLVAGCDKRESFAAGLVLLCGMYFMGVTHYARMDLLFAAVITLAHICMYRGLRLPLAFRWVIPAFALAAVATLIKGPFGLAFPLLAGLAYGLWRGMPRRLNRMDVAIGGGIMLATLLAWVGAVWFEGYADLIRNIMRHQIVDRATAAWHHEQPWWHYLATLPVAWLPFTLVLPFLPWGRAFSPASMRTVLATRKGQGDGMAYIWLALVTSFALLTAVSIKIVIYLLPLFPLLAVVTARALLRLNGFGSRMYFGLTALVLFVLALGLGAASLWQWAPDMVRVRFQPQVLALLDIARGAPILAGITLVFAVLLWKAVDRSRPEGGLLTLAAFVTALVVPAALFTAPSLDPVMSPRAQAELMGEYIRKGYHPVSYKVYSGTYTYYAGANIEELSDEDSLRAAMAVFPQVVVAMRADRFAEWADKPADLREVHRQWIVDREYVLAERSGPMQPAQPAQSDGTTTPAPGGDGSAPAVTGDQAPAPDAPALPQPAPAEGNGTAPAAHQPALPAQPAQPAQPVQPGQHPATPEAPAVPLPGPQPQDNAPATPQPVPVPTPPPPPPGVGATDTPTAPSTAQAQ; from the coding sequence ATGACCGATCCGAAGACCGAAACCGCCGCCTCCCAATCCAAGGCCGCCGCTTCTCCGGAAACGCCGCAGACCCCGCCCGGCGCCGCCGCCAGCGGCACGGGTTCCGGGGACGGCAAACCTGCCGGTTCCTGTCCGCCCCCGCAGGCCGGGGCGCGGCCCAGGGGGATCCTGGCCCGCCTGTACGACCTGCTGGCCCTGTTCCCGCTGTTGCCGCTCACCCTCATCTACGCGGCGCAGACGGCCTTCACCCTGGATGCGCGATCCCTGTGGTTTTCGGACGAAATCCGCCACGGCAACGTCTATGAAACCATGCTGGCCACCGGCCAGTGGCTGGTGCCGCACCTGAACGGCATCCCCTACCCCGACAAGCCGCCCGTATATTTCTGGTTCCTCGGCCTGCTGGACGCCATCCCCGGCGTGGACGGGCCCATGGTCTTCCAGTTGGGGGCCGCCGTATCCGGCCTGCTGGTGCTGTGGGCCACCTATGCCCTGGCCCGCCTGGTGGCCGGGTGCGACAAGCGCGAATCGTTCGCGGCGGGGCTGGTGCTGCTGTGCGGCATGTACTTCATGGGCGTGACCCACTACGCCCGCATGGACCTGCTGTTCGCTGCGGTCATCACCCTGGCCCACATCTGCATGTACCGGGGCCTGCGCCTGCCGCTGGCCTTCCGCTGGGTAATCCCGGCCTTTGCCCTGGCCGCCGTGGCCACCCTGATCAAGGGGCCGTTCGGCCTGGCCTTTCCGCTGCTGGCCGGTCTGGCCTACGGGCTGTGGCGCGGCATGCCCCGCCGCCTGAACCGCATGGACGTGGCCATCGGCGGCGGCATCATGCTGGCCACCCTGCTGGCCTGGGTGGGCGCGGTGTGGTTCGAAGGCTACGCCGACCTCATCCGCAACATCATGCGCCACCAGATCGTGGACCGCGCCACCGCCGCCTGGCACCACGAACAGCCGTGGTGGCACTACCTGGCCACCCTGCCCGTCGCGTGGCTGCCGTTTACCCTGGTGCTGCCGTTCCTGCCGTGGGGCCGGGCCTTCTCCCCCGCGTCCATGCGCACCGTGCTGGCCACCCGCAAGGGCCAGGGCGACGGCATGGCCTACATCTGGCTGGCGCTGGTCACCTCGTTCGCCCTGCTGACCGCCGTCAGCATCAAGATCGTCATCTACCTGCTGCCGCTGTTCCCGCTGCTGGCCGTGGTCACCGCCCGCGCCCTGCTGCGGCTGAACGGGTTCGGCAGCCGCATGTACTTCGGCCTGACGGCCCTGGTGCTGTTCGTGCTGGCGCTGGGCCTGGGGGCCGCATCGCTGTGGCAGTGGGCGCCGGACATGGTCCGCGTGCGCTTCCAGCCGCAGGTACTGGCCCTGCTCGACATCGCGCGCGGCGCGCCCATCTTGGCGGGCATCACTCTGGTGTTTGCCGTGCTGCTGTGGAAGGCCGTGGACCGCAGCCGTCCCGAAGGCGGCCTGCTGACCCTTGCCGCCTTCGTCACCGCGCTCGTCGTGCCCGCCGCCCTGTTCACCGCGCCCTCGCTGGACCCGGTCATGAGCCCGCGCGCCCAGGCCGAGCTGATGGGCGAGTACATCCGCAAGGGGTACCACCCGGTGAGTTACAAGGTGTACTCCGGCACCTACACCTATTACGCGGGGGCCAACATCGAGGAACTTTCCGACGAGGACTCGCTGCGCGCCGCCATGGCGGTGTTCCCGCAGGTGGTGGTGGCCATGCGCGCCGACCGCTTCGCCGAATGGGCCGACAAGCCCGCCGACCTGCGCGAGGTGCACCGCCAGTGGATCGTGGACCGCGAGTACGTGCTGGCGGAACGTTCCGGCCCCATGCAGCCCGCGCAGCCCGCCCAATCTGACGGCACGACGACGCCCGCCCCCGGCGGCGACGGGTCCGCCCCCGCCGTTACCGGCGATCAGGCCCCGGCCCCCGATGCACCGGCCCTGCCGCAGCCCGCGCCCGCCGAGGGCAACGGTACCGCCCCCGCCGCGCACCAACCCGCGCTACCTGCTCAGCCTGCCCAGCCGGCCCAACCCGTGCAGCCGGGTCAGCATCCCGCAACGCCGGAGGCCCCCGCGGTGCCCCTGCCCGGCCCGCAGCCGCAGGACAACGCCCCGGCAACGCCCCAGCCCGTGCCGGTGCCCACCCCGCCCCCGCCGCCGCCCGGCGTGGGCGCCACGGACACCCCGACCGCCCCGTCCACGGCGCAGGCCCAATAG
- the plsX gene encoding phosphate acyltransferase PlsX: MNNATIIAVDAMGGDFGPSVVVPGAIEAARDKGIALLLVGDQAKVQAELARIPLDGVAYDVVHASEVAGMDEKPSDILRRRKDASIQVACRLVRDGQAHGIVSAGHSGATVACGMFIMGRIPGVDRPALATIMPTEKNPIVLLDVGANVDCKPHHLFQFGLMADAFARDLLSCESPRIGLLSIGEEEGKGNTQVKEAYELFKLAHNGINFVGNVEGRDIFSGDVDVVVCDGFVGNVALKLSEGLSTSLGRVLKRELLSGLLPKIGTLLAKSAFRRFAQFVDYAEYGGAPLLGLQGIAFVCHGKSNSKAVCNAVKLAATFVEKKTNERLVKAISANEELTRYGKAIK, encoded by the coding sequence ATGAATAACGCGACCATCATCGCCGTGGATGCCATGGGGGGGGATTTCGGCCCCTCCGTGGTGGTCCCCGGCGCGATCGAGGCGGCGCGCGACAAGGGAATCGCCCTTCTGCTGGTCGGCGACCAGGCGAAGGTGCAGGCCGAACTGGCCAGGATTCCCCTTGACGGCGTCGCCTATGACGTTGTCCACGCCAGCGAAGTCGCGGGCATGGACGAAAAGCCTTCGGACATCCTGCGCCGCCGCAAGGATGCCTCCATCCAGGTGGCCTGCCGCCTGGTGCGAGACGGCCAGGCCCACGGCATCGTCAGCGCCGGGCATTCCGGCGCCACCGTGGCCTGCGGCATGTTCATCATGGGCCGCATTCCCGGCGTGGACCGGCCCGCGCTTGCCACCATCATGCCCACGGAAAAGAACCCCATCGTCCTGCTGGACGTGGGGGCCAACGTGGACTGCAAGCCGCACCACCTGTTCCAGTTCGGCCTCATGGCCGACGCCTTCGCGCGCGACCTCTTGTCGTGCGAGTCGCCGCGCATCGGCCTTCTGAGCATCGGCGAAGAAGAAGGCAAGGGCAACACCCAGGTCAAGGAAGCCTACGAACTGTTCAAGCTGGCTCATAACGGCATCAACTTCGTGGGCAACGTGGAAGGCCGCGACATTTTCAGCGGCGACGTGGACGTGGTGGTCTGCGACGGCTTTGTGGGCAACGTGGCGCTGAAGTTGAGCGAAGGGCTCAGCACTTCGCTGGGTCGCGTGCTGAAGCGCGAACTGCTCTCCGGCCTGTTGCCCAAGATCGGCACCCTGCTCGCCAAATCCGCCTTCCGCCGCTTTGCCCAGTTCGTGGACTATGCCGAATACGGCGGCGCCCCCCTGCTCGGCTTGCAGGGCATCGCCTTCGTCTGTCACGGCAAGTCCAACTCCAAGGCCGTATGCAACGCCGTGAAGCTGGCCGCCACCTTCGTGGAAAAGAAGACCAACGAACGCCTCGTCAAGGCCATCAGCGCCAACGAGGAGCTCACCCGCTACGGCAAGGCCATCAAATAG
- the rpmF gene encoding 50S ribosomal protein L32, which produces MAVQQNKKSKSKKGMRRSHDRVAVPTIVYCACGEPTVPHRACPSCGTYKGRQVVAQPNE; this is translated from the coding sequence ATGGCCGTTCAGCAGAACAAGAAGTCCAAGTCCAAGAAGGGTATGCGCCGTTCGCACGATCGCGTGGCCGTCCCCACCATCGTGTACTGCGCCTGCGGCGAGCCCACCGTTCCGCATCGCGCCTGCCCGAGCTGCGGCACCTACAAGGGCCGTCAGGTGGTCGCTCAGCCTAATGAATAA